A part of Oscillospiraceae bacterium genomic DNA contains:
- a CDS encoding HU family DNA-binding protein — MNKTELINAIVEEAKISKKDATAALDATIDAITKALKKGDKVQLVGFGSYEVRKRAARKGRNPQTKKEITIPATKVPVFKAGKALKDAVK; from the coding sequence ATGAACAAAACTGAATTAATCAACGCTATCGTTGAAGAAGCAAAAATCTCTAAGAAAGATGCTACAGCTGCATTAGACGCTACTATCGATGCAATTACAAAAGCTCTTAAAAAAGGAGATAAAGTTCAGTTAGTTGGCTTTGGTTCTTACGAAGTTAGAAAAAGAGCAGCAAGAAAAGGTAGAAATCCTCAGACTAAAAAGGAAATTACTATACCTGCTACCAAAGTTCCAGTATTCAAAGCTGGTAAAGCTTTAAAAGATGCTGTTAAATAA
- a CDS encoding DegV family protein, whose amino-acid sequence MDKIKIITDTASDIDIITANENDICMLPFTIVVDGKQYKEQYDLSKEEYWSILSECETIPSTAQVSPQEFLDCYIEQYKLGYNKFIVVLINGTASGTFNSANLAKDMFLEKYPDEVEFKFIDSKLYTALYGKPILDGAKLIKEGKSFSEVCSFLENRISKMRAYAYMTTLKFAKMSGRISILSAIVGEALGLKPVMKIYDRKVEVYSKTRGEKAALSKVLEAVKEDAFDIENEEIILVHGSNSEEILLKIEEEIKKVLNPKSIIRWKLGCCITTNTGPETIGVLYYGK is encoded by the coding sequence ATGGATAAAATTAAAATCATAACGGATACTGCATCAGATATAGATATAATAACAGCGAATGAAAATGATATATGTATGTTGCCTTTTACTATTGTAGTTGACGGGAAACAATACAAAGAGCAGTATGATTTATCAAAAGAAGAATACTGGAGCATTTTATCTGAATGTGAAACTATTCCTTCCACTGCACAAGTTAGTCCTCAGGAATTCTTAGATTGTTATATAGAACAGTATAAATTAGGATATAATAAATTTATTGTTGTGCTTATAAACGGAACAGCAAGTGGTACTTTCAACAGCGCTAATCTGGCAAAGGATATGTTTTTGGAAAAATATCCTGATGAGGTTGAGTTTAAATTTATTGATTCCAAACTATATACAGCACTTTATGGCAAACCGATTCTTGACGGAGCAAAACTTATAAAAGAAGGAAAGAGTTTTTCTGAGGTATGCTCATTTTTGGAAAATCGTATTTCAAAAATGAGAGCATACGCGTATATGACAACTTTGAAATTTGCCAAAATGAGTGGCAGAATATCGATTTTGTCTGCGATTGTCGGGGAAGCACTGGGCTTGAAACCTGTTATGAAAATTTATGACAGGAAGGTGGAAGTGTACTCTAAAACGAGAGGCGAAAAAGCCGCTTTATCCAAAGTGTTGGAAGCAGTAAAAGAAGATGCATTCGACATAGAAAATGAAGAAATAATTTTAGTACATGGAAGCAATTCGGAAGAAATATTATTAAAAATAGAAGAGGAAATTAAAAAAGTTTTAAATCCTAAATCTATTATAAGATGGAAACTCGGTTGCTGTATTACTACCAATACAGGTCCTGAAACAATCGGTGTTTTATACTACGGAAAGTAA
- a CDS encoding C_GCAxxG_C_C family protein → MMQRVEKSEKLFKEGYNCSQAVVGAFSDLLPFDFDTLTLMSSGFGGGMGRLREVCGAVSGMVLVSSILKGYNNPKDDQAKKELYSFIQNIVKEFEEENSSIVCRELLGLSVKREEPIPEKRTDEYYKKRPCVEMVKSAVRILCKHFD, encoded by the coding sequence ATTATGCAAAGAGTAGAAAAAAGCGAAAAATTGTTTAAAGAAGGATATAATTGTTCTCAGGCAGTTGTTGGCGCTTTTTCTGATTTACTGCCCTTTGATTTTGATACTCTTACCCTTATGTCATCAGGATTTGGCGGAGGAATGGGAAGGCTAAGAGAAGTATGCGGTGCAGTAAGCGGAATGGTGCTAGTATCAAGTATATTAAAGGGTTATAATAATCCGAAGGACGACCAGGCAAAAAAGGAACTTTATTCTTTTATTCAAAATATTGTAAAAGAATTTGAAGAGGAAAATTCTTCAATTGTTTGCAGGGAATTACTTGGACTTTCGGTAAAAAGAGAAGAACCGATTCCCGAAAAAAGAACTGATGAGTATTACAAGAAAAGACCATGCGTAGAAATGGTAAAATCAGCAGTAAGAATTTTATGTAAACATTTTGATTAA
- a CDS encoding Mrp/NBP35 family ATP-binding protein has translation MSECTHDCSSCSEKCSQAKPESLIEKPHELSDIKKVIGIVSGKGGVGKSMVTSLMAILMNRKGYNSAILDADITGPSIPKAFGLKEKAMGNQFGLYPVKSKTGIDIMSLNLLLENETDPVVWRGPVIAGTVKQFWTDVIWSDVDFMFIDMPPGTGDVPLTVFQTIPVDGIIIVTSPQDLVSMIVKKALNMAKLMNIPVIGIVENYSYLECPDCKKQIKVFGESNIDKIAEEFGVPVLAKMPIDPILAENVDSGLIELYSKKHLDNCANTVEKLLCKE, from the coding sequence ATGAGCGAATGTACACATGATTGCAGCAGTTGTTCAGAAAAATGCTCTCAGGCTAAACCTGAAAGTCTGATTGAAAAACCCCACGAACTTTCTGACATAAAGAAAGTAATCGGTATCGTAAGCGGTAAAGGCGGAGTAGGTAAATCCATGGTTACCTCTTTAATGGCTATACTAATGAACAGAAAAGGATATAACAGTGCCATTTTAGACGCAGATATTACCGGCCCTTCGATTCCCAAAGCGTTTGGTTTAAAAGAAAAGGCTATGGGAAATCAGTTTGGACTTTATCCTGTTAAATCTAAAACAGGGATTGATATAATGTCTCTCAATCTGCTACTCGAAAATGAAACGGACCCTGTAGTATGGAGAGGTCCTGTTATAGCAGGTACCGTTAAACAATTCTGGACAGACGTTATCTGGTCAGATGTTGACTTTATGTTTATCGATATGCCTCCTGGAACAGGCGATGTTCCTCTTACCGTTTTCCAGACTATTCCTGTTGACGGAATAATTATTGTTACCTCTCCTCAGGACCTGGTTTCAATGATTGTAAAAAAAGCGCTTAATATGGCTAAACTTATGAATATTCCTGTTATCGGTATAGTTGAAAATTACAGTTATCTTGAATGTCCTGACTGCAAAAAACAAATTAAAGTTTTCGGAGAAAGCAATATTGACAAAATTGCTGAAGAATTCGGTGTTCCTGTTCTTGCAAAAATGCCTATTGACCCAATTCTTGCTGAAAATGTTGACAGCGGTCTTATTGAACTCTATAGCAAAAAACATCTTGACAACTGTGCGAATACAGTGGAGAAACTATTATGCAAAGAGTAG
- a CDS encoding 16S rRNA (uracil(1498)-N(3))-methyltransferase: MPRFFANAFDIKEEGIVLTGENMHHLIKVLRHKKGDEIIVCDGAGFDYLCVISDVKEDKVNLKILDKYGSLGDPEIKISLFQGVPKGDKFSLIVEKCVEAGVYDITPVNMARCISHLSPKDFSKKKERFEKISLSASKQSGRGTVPNINELIEFDEFIDRKDKFDLVVFPYEEAKDKTLKSVIKDFKGKKIAMIIGPEGGFSKEEVQKLVLNGITPVTLGRRILRTETAGMAAIFNILYELEL, from the coding sequence ATGCCCAGATTTTTTGCAAATGCTTTTGATATAAAGGAAGAAGGAATAGTTTTAACGGGCGAAAATATGCATCACCTTATAAAAGTGCTAAGGCATAAAAAAGGTGATGAGATTATCGTGTGTGACGGAGCAGGTTTTGATTACCTGTGCGTTATTTCAGATGTCAAAGAAGATAAAGTAAATCTTAAAATTCTTGATAAATACGGAAGTTTAGGTGATCCTGAAATTAAAATTTCTTTGTTTCAGGGTGTTCCTAAAGGGGACAAGTTCTCTCTTATTGTAGAAAAGTGTGTTGAAGCGGGAGTTTATGATATAACCCCTGTTAATATGGCAAGATGTATATCCCATCTTTCGCCAAAAGATTTTTCAAAGAAAAAAGAGAGGTTTGAAAAAATTTCTTTGTCTGCTTCTAAACAATCAGGCAGAGGAACTGTGCCGAATATAAACGAACTTATAGAGTTTGATGAATTTATAGATAGAAAAGATAAATTTGACCTTGTTGTTTTCCCTTATGAAGAAGCAAAGGATAAAACATTAAAATCTGTTATAAAAGACTTTAAAGGCAAAAAAATAGCAATGATAATAGGTCCTGAGGGCGGTTTTTCAAAAGAAGAAGTTCAGAAACTTGTTTTAAACGGGATAACACCTGTTACACTTGGCAGAAGAATTTTAAGAACCGAAACTGCCGGTATGGCGGCGATATTTAATATATTATATGAATTGGAACTATAG
- a CDS encoding glycine--tRNA ligase: protein MNNSEKTMEKIVALCKGRGFVYSGSEIYGGLANTWDYGPLGVEFKNNVKKAWWKKFIQESPYNVGLDAAILMNPKTWVASGHVGGFSDPLMDCKDCKTRHRADHLIEEAEGVSPNGWSNEQMLEFIKEKGIKCPDCGSTNFTDIRKFNLMFKTFQGVTEDSKAELYLRPETAQGIFVNFKNVQRTARKKLPFGIGQIGKSFRNEITPGNFTFRTREFEQMELEFFCKPGEDLEWFDYWQEYCKNFLLSLNIKEENIKLRQHEKEELSHYSNATTDIEYLFPFGWGELWGVADRTDFDLKQHIEHSGENLEYTDPETGEKYIPYCIEPSLGADRVALALLVEAYDEEVVDEEKNDVRCVLRLHPYLSPVKCAILPLSKKLSDGALEVYNKLSKKFNCEYDESGSIGKRYRRQDEIGTPLCITFDFDSLNDNAVTVRDRDTMQQERIKIEDLEKYIEKKLEF, encoded by the coding sequence ATGAATAATTCAGAAAAAACAATGGAAAAAATAGTAGCGTTATGTAAAGGCAGAGGCTTTGTTTATTCCGGTTCTGAAATATATGGAGGACTTGCAAATACTTGGGATTACGGTCCTTTGGGAGTAGAATTTAAAAATAATGTAAAAAAAGCATGGTGGAAAAAGTTTATTCAGGAAAGTCCTTATAATGTAGGTCTTGATGCTGCTATATTAATGAATCCGAAAACATGGGTTGCATCAGGTCACGTAGGCGGTTTTTCCGATCCTTTGATGGATTGTAAAGACTGTAAAACAAGGCACAGAGCCGACCACTTAATTGAAGAAGCAGAAGGCGTAAGCCCTAACGGATGGTCTAATGAACAAATGCTTGAATTCATTAAGGAAAAAGGCATTAAATGCCCTGACTGTGGCTCAACCAATTTTACAGATATAAGAAAATTCAATCTTATGTTTAAAACTTTTCAGGGTGTTACAGAAGACAGTAAGGCAGAATTGTATTTAAGACCTGAAACTGCTCAGGGTATATTTGTAAACTTTAAAAATGTTCAAAGAACTGCAAGAAAGAAATTGCCTTTCGGTATAGGTCAGATAGGCAAGTCTTTCAGAAACGAAATCACACCCGGTAACTTTACATTCAGAACAAGAGAGTTCGAACAAATGGAACTTGAATTCTTCTGCAAACCGGGCGAAGATTTAGAGTGGTTTGATTACTGGCAGGAATATTGTAAAAATTTCCTTTTAAGTTTGAATATAAAAGAAGAAAACATTAAATTAAGACAACACGAAAAAGAAGAACTTTCTCACTATTCAAATGCTACAACTGATATAGAATATTTGTTCCCATTTGGCTGGGGAGAACTTTGGGGAGTTGCTGACAGAACTGACTTTGACTTAAAACAGCATATTGAACATTCAGGGGAAAACTTAGAATATACTGACCCTGAAACAGGCGAAAAATATATTCCGTACTGTATTGAACCATCTTTAGGGGCAGACAGGGTTGCTTTGGCACTTTTGGTTGAAGCCTATGATGAAGAAGTTGTAGATGAAGAGAAGAATGATGTAAGATGTGTTTTAAGACTTCATCCTTATCTTTCACCTGTTAAGTGTGCAATTCTTCCTTTATCCAAGAAACTTTCTGACGGTGCTTTAGAAGTATATAATAAACTTTCCAAAAAGTTTAACTGCGAATATGACGAATCAGGAAGTATCGGAAAACGTTACAGACGTCAGGACGAAATCGGTACACCTTTATGTATTACTTTTGACTTTGATTCTCTTAATGATAATGCTGTTACAGTAAGAGACAGGGATACAATGCAACAGGAAAGAATTAAAATAGAAGATTTGGAAAAGTATATTGAAAAGAAATTAGAATTTTAG